The genome window aagaccccatcttggccacctcttTACACTTTAGTGCCTAAAGTATTCAGTGAAAATCTCCCACCATACCCTCCCCAAAACAATTAATTCCAGTAAGAGATTTCACTTCTTAGTCACTTGTATGTGATGGCAGATGTCTGGGAGCCTGAAACTAGACCATAGCATAATCCAGAGAAAAAGAGAAGATTGGGGGCAGAAATAGCAATCATGACTGCATTGCTTATAGGGTTAATCAGACATTCTAGTTATAAACAAAATGTTTAACAGGTTCTGTCCTGGCATCAATATCAAATTACCAAATATCTCAAGTGTGTGCACTGGGCAGGCTGCTGAAAGTATTATGCAGGTGTGTCTATGCAAATATATTGGTCTCAGTCAGAATAAAATGCAGAAGTTTCAGCACTGAGTTTAGTCTGTGCTGTTTGAGACAGGATGGCAACCAACATGGGTGAGTCCGAGTTTCTGTGTTTTCTGCTAAACAAAAACATTCTTAAAATTGAGTTTTATTTTGGTTCCAgttttctctccttctctcaccaAGATGCTGACTCTTGCGGGGTGCATTCCTGCAGGTCACAGTGATCCCCGGTACTTCAGCCAAGAGGCCATACTTCAGTCTACTTAAtgaatgtcagcaggctatttCGTTGTGGAGCGCATCAGTTAATATCAATCCTGTTCTACTAATATCCCCATATAGAAGTACTTTCCAGCACAGCAATCAGAAGCAGGAAACCTAGATGGCAATAGTAGCTATAATTAGCCCCAAATGTCCCTGGGTTATAAAGGCCAGAATCAGTTGTCCATGCACTTGTGAGGCAACAGATATGTGCAAATGTCAATGAGGACAGAATTGGGATGGACTTAGGGCCAACAGTGAATTACCTATTGAATTCACTCATATATAAAAGATGACTACTTGGGCAAGATACTAGAGGGTGCTGGTGACTGGTGCTTGCGAGTGTATTATACCttcaggaggggagaaagagaggggagaagtGGTAGAAATAAAGGACATCAGCTTGTTGTTTTAATCACACAAACTGTTAGAGGATGAGGACAGGGAAATTGCTACCATTGTATCTgaccagccttctctgctgctcacATAGAAACTGCCTGCGACTAATGAAAGATGCACTATATGAGCATAATGAGCAGACTATATctttgtgtttaaaatttaaatttaagATTTTTTTAAGTGAAAAAGGCAAGTTTATTTAATCTAACCCATATATTTAATGTAGCATGCTATTCTATAAAGCTATTACTTAAACTCCATATTCTCCAACTTGGCTGCCTTACGTGTACTTTCACTATCTCACTTGTTCTTTCTTTCTTATTCCGTTCTTTCTGTGTCTTGCACACTCCCTTTCTGACTTACAGTATTTCTTTCTCTCTCGTATACACCCCAAAATTTACCAAGGCACGAGTGTGAAGTAAAGTCTGGCTCATgtataaaattaaaactcgacctgggacggaacacaaccacaacgaacccgaacccgactgaagcccgagccctttaattttttttcccgcCTGAcctgacacgaatctccttcatctgttcctgcagctggagttgtggggaatcatgggtaagcctaaaCTTCCCGGATGCAGCGTCCagcccaacctgacctgagcctgaatgctggactcggaatttcgacctgacctgaacccgacacatgtaatcgggttcgggtcgggtagccaggctttagtgtgAAGCAGAGGGAGGAGTTATGGTTGGAAAACCTGGAAGTGCAGATTTCCACAAATGCCGTGGGGTTTTAACTCCAGGGCATGTTTTAACTTGTTCCTCCAGGTTTCCTGCCCACAGCCAGCCTGATAGCTAGGCACAGGACTGCAGCTGCCGAGCAGGTAGGTGTATCGGTACGGaggaagagattgcagggggtgggaagAACAGGGGGACTGCTGggcgggggtgggttggggggtggggtgaagaGATCGAACGTGGAGAATGAGAGGAAACTGGGGGAGGAAACCCTGGGGGGGAAGAGATCATCGAGGATGGGGTGAAAAGATCATGGGTGGAAGAAATTATGCAGGGAGATCGTGGGGAAGTGGAGAGATTATTGGGGAGCAGAGAATTGGGGGTGAGCAGAGGTGTTGTGGGGAATGGGACAATGGAGAAGATCAAGATTGTGGGGTGGGAGGGTGTGGTTTACAGGGTAGCTTAAGAATATAGAACATAAAAAAATAGCTGGAGTAGgcaagaagaaattcctcatctccatcttaaatggactaCTCCTTATTCTAAAACTcaatcccctagttctagatgcccCCACCTTGTCAAGCCCCTACTGAATCCTATGTTTTTCAAATAAGGTCACCCTTCATTCTTCTATATTCCTATCAATATAGGCCCAACCtagtcaacctttcctcataatacaaccctttaatcccaggaatcaacctagtggacCTTCTCTAAACTACCTTCAATGCAAGGatatccctctttaaataaggagaccaaaatggtaCCCAATGCTTTCGGTGCGTTCTCACCAACACCTGTACATtggtagcaagacttccctccttttataataaaaacaagaaatgctggaaccactcagcaggtctggcagcatctgtggaaagagaagcagagttaacgtttcgggtcagtgagcctTCTTCCGAAGAAGTTTCTCTTGCTCTCTTATCTTACTCCCTCCAATTTTTGCTCTATCTGCCTACCTTCCTGATTCTTGCATatgcctctctctcgcactctctgactcttgcaCTGTTACTCTAattcttgctctgtctctctcccttcctctgaaTCTTGCATTGCATGTGTCTCTCTGATTTTAGCAACTGACTCATTATTTGTACTATTCTGATTAATGCTGTTTGTTTTGTAAATCTCAGGTTCTACATTGACTGCAATCATTTTGCTTGCATTGGGTGCTGCAAATTGTGAAGAAGAAATCGATAACATGCATATGTTAGATGAAAATAGCAGGTTCACCAGAGCTCTTGCAAGCAGACCTAGATCTGGTTAGTATATGGGGTTCTGGTTAGTATTTGAGGTCATTATTTTTCTCTAAAGTATAAGCCCTATTATCCCAAACTTGGCTGGCTTCACCCAAAAACTGATTGTGAGAATAGAGTCAGAGTAGATCAGAACTACAATGGTAGTAGCCCTACTACTGCATGATGTTAGAATTGCACTGCAGGATAACAGTATAGGGTAACAATGTGATTGAAATCCTTATCTCCACTATATTAGCCAAGAtaaaacccatttattttaaataggttaatACTTCCAGTAATATAGTGGATAAAGCATTTCAAACATGTAATAAGCTTTGCTAGCTGATCATCCCATAATATAATTTCAAAGTTGATACTTCAAGAGACATTACCAGATGACAATGACTCTTTAAAGGCTGTGATTGACATGTGTATTACACTAAATGGCTGCAACTGTCACACATGCCAACCACTAGGCAGTGCTATGTGTCTCATACTAAATGGTGCAGGAGAAATTAATACCACAGACACAAACCATCGCTATTAAATGATAATCCTTCTCAAATGGTTGAAAAGTACCAGTGATTATAGTAGAATTCCTGGTACTCACAGGCTAAATCTAGTTCTCTTTGAAATACAGGACAAGAACAGGAATGCTTTGCTGTCCACAAGTCCCAGCATTCAGAAAAATATGATCCCATCCTTTAGTTTTTATACCCCTCAATCACTCTTCACCAAAAAAACTATTCATCTATCACACTGCaggagagagtagggataaagggaatCTTCTCCAACTGGAAGAATGTGAcaagtggggtttcccagggatctgtactgcggCCTTAGTTTTTTTACCATATATATTAATAACATGGATGAAGGAATCGTGAATTGGTTATCCAGGTTTGCACAggacactaagttaggaggcacagaTCACTGCAGCAACTGTAAGAGATCCCTGGAACCGGGACAAAAACCTCTACTGTAGTTAAAACTCCGGCCAGGTGTAGGTTACTGAACATGAAGCCATGACTTCCCCCATTGGCAATGCACTAATTGGCTCCTGGCACTTCAGTGAAATTGTCGACTGGCACCCATCTTCCTACTAAGGCCCAAACTATCACCGGCAATCCCTCCCATTTGGTTAAATGGGCTGCAACTGTCCCTGAGGTAGACTTTAACTTTCAACTTGCACCTCTCCTCCCTTGGTCATCTCCTCCATGCTCTTGCCCTCTCCGTTTTATCTCCAGTCCCCTCTTCTCATTTTCCCCATTCTTCTCTGTCCACTCCTTTgttctgcccccctctcaccaagtTGTTCTTTGTTATTCCTCTTCCCTGTTCTACCTTTCTTACCCCTGTCCATCATCTCCCCATTCATTCCTCAATCCCTGTGTTTTTCCGCTCCTGTCTTGGTTCCTCCCCACTGCTCACTCCATCCCTTTACTCTCTCCATCCCTCATTTCCCCTTCTCCAATGTTACTACCTTCCTTGCCCTACCTGTCCCCCTCCACCCTGATCCTGCCCCTCTTCTCTCTATGTCCATCCTCTCCATTCATCattcctccacccaccccccctttCCTCTTCTCCTGTCCTTGATCTTCTATCTCTTTCCCAATCCACCCACCTCTTGTTCTGTCCCTATTCTGCTCTTTTTCTCCCACACTTCTTTTTCCCACCCCCACCTCCTTCTTTCCTGCCTTGCCTTTTCCTTCTTTCCTTGTGCCACTCACCTCCAGCTTTACACCTTCTTCCATTCTTCTCTCTTCCCCGCCACTCCTCTCATCTTCTTCCCTCACGCCTCTCAGCCCCTTACCTGACCTCTTTCCTACTTGTTCCTTCCTCACCTCGTCCCCTTCATTCCTCGTCACCTTCCCTCTTTCTTCTCCATCTCACATTTTCTTCACTCACCTCTCTTCGTTCCCTTTCCCGCTTTTGTCTCCTTCCCTTTCCCCTATCCTTCTGTTGTTCCCTTCCCCTTTCAtcatcaaatcaataaaatgatttTACCAATTGCAGGTTATCCCAAGGATTGCAGTGGTGTCAAAGGTAGAAGTGGAGTTTACGTTATCCATCCCAACAATTCTCCCCCACTTGTTGTGTATTGCGACATGGGTATAGATGGTGGTGGATGGACCATGATTCAAAGGAACATTCGGCCTTCTGAAATTACTTGGACAGAACACTGGACAACTTACAAGTACGGTTTTGGCAATATCGTTCGGGATCACTGGCTGGGAAATGAGTATATATATAAGATCGTAAGTCAAGGAAATTACAAAATAAAGTTCTTGCTGTGGAATAAGCAGAATGTACGGTATTTTGCTGATTATGACTCATTCACTATAGGGAATGAAAGAAGTGGTTATGTATTGAGCCTAGGGAGATACACAGGAAATGCAGGCAATGCATTGATGGGATATGGGAGCAAAGTCATACATGATAACATGAAGTTTTCAACATTCGACAAAGACCAGGATAGGTCAAGGGCAAACTGTGCAGCATCCTGCCAGGGTGCCTTTTGGTTTAATAACTGTTACAGGGTTAATTTGAATACAAAGAATATCTACTGGTACAGCTTGTGCTCTGGCAACTGCAAttcttctcagattctgatcaaaccCAACAAAGTGTGTAGGCTGGGATATATAGGGTAATTTAGAGCGAATGTGTTCTGGGTGATCCTTCACCTTCAAGAAGGGAAAGAAGCCCTCAGTATCTTAGACTAAGAGCCATGCCTATAtatcagtctgtgcattactctagcCCATCTCAGTGCCCTCTGTTTTGAAAGTGTCTCTGGCCTGTCGACAAAGCAAGAAAGCAAAATGTTTGGAATAGATTTTTCTTGTGTATTGGGACTTTATCTATATTCTCTTTTGGGGAGCTCAAAGAACCAGAAATCACCAAAAAAAAAGGCTCAAAATTCACTCTCAGGCTTCTACTAGTCTGGATCTTAGTTTTGAGAAATTACAGATCTTATCACTGCATTTATGACAATCTTTAAATGTTTTGACTCATTCAAAGAGCAGAGCAATGTTGTGACAGTTGTTTGACTCTGTTTATGTTTGTCATCATGAATGTGCAGAAATAAGACCCTAGTTAAAAATCTGATATGTGAAAATGTAATGAGAGCTACAAGTCTGTTCTGTCAACAGAAATTGTTGTTTTATTCTGTATTTTATAATGATTAAAAAAATGCTTCTGGCTACAATAAAATCTACTTCAATATCCCTCTGATGGTTTGAGTGTAATCTGGTGTACACAGATTAActactgcaaaaaaaaaactagTCATTAAAAGAGTGCTTTTTCTTTAGACATTAAATTAGCAATCTCACTTAAAGAAGACATAAGATAGCTGATGTAAGGAATGAAAACACAGACAGCCTTGGGATTTTTGTGACCCAAGTGCAATACATttaaacatacaaattaagagcaggagtaggccactcggccctgttccatcattcaataagttcatggctgaactgattactccacatttctacctatccccgataaccttccacccccttgcttgggcggcacagtggcgcagtggttagcaccgcagcctcacagctccagggacccgggttcgattccaggtactgcctgtgtggagtttgcaagttctccctgtgtctgcgtgggttttctccgggtgctccggtttcctcccacaagccaaaagacttgcaggttgataggtaaattggccattataaattgtcactagtgtaggtaggtggtagggaattatagggacaggtggggatgtttggtagcaatatgggattagtgtaggattagtataaatgggtggttgatgttcggcacagactcggtgggccgaagggcctgtttcagtgctgtatctctaatctaatctaatctaagaatgaatctacctctgccttaaatattcaaagactctgctttcactgccttttgaggaagataattccaaagacacatgaccctcagagaaaataaaaTTCtcttcatcgctgtcttaaatgggcgaccccttatttttaaacaatgacccctagttcgagattctcccacaaggggaaacacccttcccacatccaccctgtcaagacccttcaggatcttatatgtttcaatcagcctcttactcttctaaattccaacggatacaagcctagcctgtccaatctttcctcgtaagacagcccttctctgtactgcctccaacgcatttgcatccttccttaaataaggagactagtaccgtacacagtactccagatgtggtctcatcaatgccctgtgtagctgaagcataacctccctacttttgtattcaattcccctcacgataaacgataacattctattagctttcctaatatgtgctgtacctgcatactaaccttttgccattCCTGCACGAGacatccagatctctctgcatctcagagctctggaatctctcaccatttagataatatgcttttttattcttcctgtcaaagtggacaatttcacactttcccacactatactccatttgtcaggtctttggccGGCGGGCAGGGCCTCCCCcccgatgtaaaattccagccataaaggtagcatgcaggtacagcaagcaattaggaaggcaaatagcatgttggcctttattgcaaggggattggagtacaagaataaagaagtcttgcgacaattgtacatggctttggtgagaccacacctggagtactgtgtgccactttggtctccatatttaaggaagaatatacttgcattggagcccaagatcagccataatcatattgaatgacggagcaggctggatgggccagatggtcgactcctgctcttatttattatgttcttatggccTTGCCCTCGTCCTGCAGCTTAATCTGAGCAGTAACAGATTTGGCCCGAGAAGAAGTGGGTCTCAATTTTCCTCTGAATTACTGCCCTCCCCACTCATTTTGAGGTAGATTTGTTGCAGTTAACTAACTAAATACATACTTGAAGACTACCATCTCCAATCAATCCCTCCAAAAAAACTGCACCTACATTTCCTCCCCAAGTGCCCCCAGTTCCTTTAAGGCCTGCTGGGAGCCAGTTCTGTTACTTTTAATGGGGTCAAGGGTGCATGGCTAACTCCTTTATCCCATTTCTTTCCCAAACCATTACCGCTGTTGTATCACGTATCCTTAAGGCAGATGCATGTTAAGGAGGCTATTTTAGATGCTACTGTTAAAGGTTGGCGTTTCTTTGCCTGCATAGTGATATTTTGAAAATGTTAGGCATTGAATCAGTACCTTTACTGCTATCTTTACTCAGCTCTGCTCAAAGTAGTGCTTTGTACCTTATTCATGGATTTTTCAATGGGAACATGATTATGCAGAGAGCAAAAGACATCAAACAGGCAAGGTTGGAAGCTCAGAATGATGCATCACTGAAGTTCTCTCTTCCCTATCTGCAGAACCTCACATATTATGGGCTACAGACCAAGACATTCTTACTTGGATGCCTTCACAACATAATAAAGGTGCACAAGGATGAGGGGAAGTGGAACTGGAGAGCCAGCAAGGTCAGCACAACTGATAGCCCAGGGCTTTCAAGAAATAAACATTGACTAACCAAATAAAATCACTTCTCACATGCATGTTCTGCTTCCCCACCCCAACATAAGCTCAGTCAAACTCTATGATCAAGCTGCCTTTAAAAATCCATTCTCTCGTTCTATAGCTACTTCTTAGCACATTGACTACATTGTGTGAGTTAATTTACTCTAGTTCCTAATCTTCTGCTCCTATGATGTACTTCCTGTGTCAGATGAGATTGAGTGGTGGGTGACTAGGATGGTTCCCCAGGAGACTTAGAGATGCAAGGTATCTCTCATCTCAGGGTAGAGGGATCAGTTTCTGGCAGCTTCATGCTTGCAAGTAGCAAGGGATCGTGTTTGAAACCCCTTCACATGCAGGCATTGGAAGGGCTGTTACGGAAGCAGGTTCATTGTCACTCTTTGGAAAGACATCAATATCTGTGCCCACTCCTCGAAGTCCATTAGGAGTGATGCGCAGGCTGTCCCACAAGGTACCTAATGAAACTACTACTCGGTTCTTAGAAGCTCTTCCTGGCATCTTGATGCTGAAGCAATTTCTCTATCATTGTTGCAGGGGTGTCTTCAAATCCTAAGAAATTTAACGCAATGGGCTATGGATGCACATAGTCAATTTCTTCCACTTGTCAATATGTATGGGAACTCTTTCCCCAGCTTCCACTTGAAATCGATGTTCCCAAATCATTGACCTTTGGAAGACTGGGCACCAAATACTGGGTCCACATGTGCCTCAACTGAGGGAAATGATTTCTCCTCCCTTAGGGAGGAAAGCTCTCTCACATCCAAGTCCTTACTCTCACCATGCTCACTCATCTGGTATCAACTCTTCTGAATAATTCCTTGCCAGTGGGTGTTGTTGTGCTGATCCTTGCAAGGTAAAATGCCATGACAGAGTTGGTGAGGACATGGCACAATTTTGGAGCTGGAAGTGCTTGGACAGTAATTGGAGTGGTTGGCCTCTTGGTGTGAAAGGTAGACATGTTTGTTTAGCTATGTAAACAGTGACTTGTCCCCTTGAATAAATGGCAGGTGACTGTAAGGGCATTGGAATACTTCAAGGCACAACATGAATCTTGTCCAACTTTACCAACTGTCTCTTGTTAGCATGCCTCCACCCAAGTCAATAAAGGCCAAGGAACTGGGACAGTGGTTTTGATTGAAGGTGGTGAGAGTTTTTGCAGACAATGGCCTTTGCAGAACTGGGTTTCCCTGACACCCAGAACTGAGaaagagctttttaaaaaaaattatttcacaggatgtgagcatcactgtcaaggccaacatttattctccatccctaattgcccttgagaagatggtggtgagtcaccttcttgaaccactgcagtaggtacatccacaatgcttttaggtagggagttccaggattttgacccagcgatgatgaaggaatggcaatatatttccaagtgagaATGGTtgtgcttggaggggaagttgcaggtgatgatgtttccattcccctgctgcccttgtttgtctcagtggtagaggttgcaagtttggaaagTACCATCGAAGaaatcttggcgagttgctgcagtacatcttgtagatagtacacattgctgtcacAGTGCACCATGGtggagagtgaatgtttaacatAGAGGatggactccaaccagtggagagttttcctctgattcccattgacttaaagtttactagggccccttgatgccatatgtTGTATGTTTGGGTCAGTCTAGCTCACAGAGATTTCTGAATCTTTGCTACGGTTGAACTATAACTGTTTATTGCATTTAAAGAACtatatacacttcaattaaacATGTCTAATTCCTCTGATGGTCATGATGATGCTTCTGCTCCTCAACTCTTTCACATGTGATCccttacatcatcacagtgggaggtgttactcacactgccccagacattaaccctttcaaacccttatactacacctctctctctttggcctccttatcttgagagacaatgggtaagcaccaggaggtggtcagtggtgtgtggagcagcgcctggagtggctataaaggccaattctagagtgacaggctcttccacaggtgctgcagaaaaatttgattgtcggggctgttacacagttggctctccccttgtgcttctgtcttttttcctgccaactgctaagtctcttcgactcgccacactttagccccgcctttatggctgtccgctgtccctggctctttaaatcagtgcattttagccctaactaaaagctaatagttagtttagtgtatgttacctggatccactgccctcccccagccacacctgctctttgttttctcaacgaaattgatccggacgaaactgaagagtacagctgtcgatactttaatctccgatcctgctgtcttcaccgtccagagtgtctgtggccacggcgtgcggtaagtccattgaggagaagaaggagcagtgggaccctagggaagtcttgagaaaaggtgccccgaacacccaaaaaatccatgaacagctcctcggccgcaacttcaaagcgcccgcgggagatggcttggagagcatctgcagcgcactgtcggcaatgtggtatgcctttatttatactacaccacacttggtcaaatgacatcaaggcagtaagggcagccactctcatctcacctctggaattcagctcttttatccatactggggtcaaggctgtaatgaggtctgaagccacaCAGTTCTAGTCAAACCCAAACCAAGCACCATGAGCAAGCTTTAGGGGAATAACTGCTGTTTGATGGCTCTGTCAATgacatcactttgctgatatttacgtgtagactgatggggtgataatagACCAGACtggatttgtactgctttttgtggacagggtaaaactgggcaattttccacagtattGGTAGATGCATCTGTTGTAGGTGTACTGGTTAGAAGTGTAACtacttctgcagcacaagtcttcagcagcaCAGCTgggatattgttagggcccatagcctttgcagtatctagtgcactCAGCCTTTTCTTGATGTTACATGAAGTGAAtttaattggctgaagtctagcattcatgatggtggggacctgaggaggaggccaagatggattacccacttggtacttctggccactccctcctgactttatattactgtgctgccacctctggcaaGTCTGTTCTGCGGGTGGGAtaggacatgcccagggatggtgatggaggaagctgGGACATTTTTTGAAAGGTATAATGCTAAGTAAAGGCAGGGCAGTTCAGCCAAGCGGAAAGCAGCTCGGCCAAGCAGAATGTGCCCCCTGTGGtgtgtgggaagtcgtggatgcaccaTATGTTCTTGACAAAcgctagaggcctgctcaggtcgggaataaagaacccgaccgaaccacagcagacctgagcccgacctggcccgagtccctccgattttgccccgagcccgacccgacccgaacccgccccaactcaacccgaccatcccttcacttaccttgtgactgggaagctccacgaagctgcagcacatgcgtgatgatgtcatagtgacatcactcgctcactgcgcagactcagtttcgtcccggactcccagttaaggtaagtttttaaatttcaatacttaccggcagagcacttaccgtgtgtgtccagcccgacccgacccaaccctgaaagccataccctgaagatgggcctaaCCCGACCCGACTCCAACACAAATcgttgggtcccgttgggttcaggttgggtagcagacCTCTAACAAacacagctgcagaagcttgagatcCGAGTTTCGGAAATTgaacagtggctggagtcactgtggtgcatccgcgaggcaaaTAACTACATGGATAGCTGTTTCGAgaggtagtcaccccagagcttaagagagcacaggcaaagagggactgggtggctgccagacagacaaggtcaaggcaggtagtgcaggagtccccagagagcatcccactttctaaccggtattcagttctgagtaccgatgggagagagggtccctctggagagtgcagcgagaatcatgaccagagcaccatgggtggctcagctgtgcagggagggaggagaaaagtagCGAGAGCAATAGT of Heterodontus francisci isolate sHetFra1 chromosome 30, sHetFra1.hap1, whole genome shotgun sequence contains these proteins:
- the LOC137346487 gene encoding fibrinogen-like protein 1-like protein isoform X2, which translates into the protein MHMLDENSRFTRALASRPRSGYPKDCSGVKGRSGVYVIHPNNSPPLVVYCDMGIDGGGWTMIQRNIRPSEITWTEHWTTYKYGFGNIVRDHWLGNEYIYKIVSQGNYKIKFLLWNKQNVRYFADYDSFTIGNERSGYVLSLGRYTGNAGNALMGYGSKVIHDNMKFSTFDKDQDRSRANCAASCQGAFWFNNCYRVNLNTKNIYWYSLCSGNCNSSQILIKPNKVCRLGYIG
- the LOC137346487 gene encoding fibrinogen-like protein 1-like protein isoform X1: MATNMGSTLTAIILLALGAANCEEEIDNMHMLDENSRFTRALASRPRSGYPKDCSGVKGRSGVYVIHPNNSPPLVVYCDMGIDGGGWTMIQRNIRPSEITWTEHWTTYKYGFGNIVRDHWLGNEYIYKIVSQGNYKIKFLLWNKQNVRYFADYDSFTIGNERSGYVLSLGRYTGNAGNALMGYGSKVIHDNMKFSTFDKDQDRSRANCAASCQGAFWFNNCYRVNLNTKNIYWYSLCSGNCNSSQILIKPNKVCRLGYIG